A region from the Toxotes jaculatrix isolate fToxJac2 chromosome 2, fToxJac2.pri, whole genome shotgun sequence genome encodes:
- the LOC121199884 gene encoding uncharacterized protein LOC121199884 isoform X5 — protein MDRSDTVEVNLEVNQSPTVTVPRSRINGNLRLASIFSSGLASAISIFFIGLVSGAAGGLLLGATAVVVLQSLELLADNRLLMDQLENYTMAFPYKEKGTSVRTNNELVLNNHISLLVEEFATFSSTLSLAVGMFIGLSTYKLVIKKYGEAAMGKAFALAGPVCLTSVTATGYILGRAFKGFLSIASSVTLYTWFFIIPFSLVLTIFSVLPFSAVLCSYSNQTVRYTVWLFKPSLLFTILLIDLFSITKLILMVGLFPMLFSLIPLNTRDFQLTIVPIALMLIVTDIFNVAEQPIVTLQSPTSTNTSSAVLEGMFVGVLTSQMGAVVIGMSLFVSWQSGGAGKTCASAAASGGAVLGAIKLALPVLGPGPTIGALMGVAGAVGVSLSAAGAATNCYGQAVGHYGWVGWVGVTVGAAVGAFLSSCAHSGLSGMFMGLCAAMIPAGLKLLILSPWEKFQLCFYIIITICFLIWLYLTCTLACAAVLFLITAYTLIGTVVYGFIQAFKFLHSKCNSH, from the exons ATGGATAGATCTGACACTG TTGAGGTGAACCTGGAGGTGAACCAGAGTCCCACTGTTACAGTACCACGCAGCAGGATCAATGG aaatCTGCGACTAGCCTCCATTTTCTCCTCTG GGTTGGCATCAGctatttctatatttttcatTGGACTGGTGTCGGGAGCTGCAGGAGGTCTGCTGCTGGGAGCGACAGCCGTCGTTGTGCTTCAGTCCCTGGAGCTTCTGGCTGACAACAGGCTGCTCATGGATCAGTTAGAAAACTACACTATGGCTTTCCCTTATAAGGAAAAAGGCACATCAGTAAGGACCAATAATGAACTTGTACTTAACAACCACATCTCCCTTTTAGTCGAGGAGTTTGCTACGTTTTCCTCAACTTTGTCATTAGCTGTAGGCATGTTTATTGGATTATCAACATACAAACTGGTGATTAAAAAATATGGTGAAGCAGCAATGGGAAAGGCGTTTGCTTTGGCTGGGCCGGTGTGTCTCACAAGTGTCACTGCAACTGGGTACATTCTGGGTCGAGCTTTTAAAGGTTTTCTATCAATTGCTTCCAGTGTTACACTTTACACTTGGTTTTTTATTATTCCTTTCTCATTAGTTTTAactatattttctgttttaccttTCTCTGCTGTCTTATGCAGTTACAGTAATCAAACTGTTCGATATACAGTTTGGCTTTTTAAACCATCACTTTTATTCACTATATTactgattgatttattttcaataaCAAAATTGATTCTTATGGTTGGTTTATTTCCAATGCTTTTCAGTCTAATTCCATTAAACACAAGGGACTTCCAACTAACCATTGTGCCAATTGCTCTGATGTTGATCGTAACTGATATATTTAATGTTGCAGAGCAGCCAATAGTCACCTTACAGTCACCAACATCCACAAACACCAGTAGTGCTGTACTAGAGGGCATGTTTGTTGGAGTTTTGACGTCTCAGATGGGGGCAGTTGTTATAGGAATGTCATTATTTGTGTCTTGGCAAAGCGGTGGAGCAGGCAAAACTTGTGCTAGTGCTGCAGCTTCTGGTGGAGCAGTTTTAGGTGCTATAAAGTTAGCTCTACCTGTTCTGGGTCCTGGTCCCACCATCGGAGCTCTGATGGGGGTGGCAGGGGCAGTAGGTGTGTCTCTTTCTGCAGCAGGGGCAGCAACAAATTGCTATGGACAAGCAGTAGGACACTATGGATGGGTAGGGTGGGTTGGGGTGACAGTGGGGGCAGCTGTAGGAGCTTTTCTGTCCTCATGTGCCCACAGTGGGCTGTCAGGGATGTTCATGGGTCTGTGTGCAGCTATGATTCCTGCTGGACTTAAACTGCTAATTTTGTCCCCATGGGAGAAGTTTCAGCTTTGTTTCTATATAATAATAACTATATGTTTTTTAATATGGCTATATCTTACTTGCACCTTAGCAtgtgctgcagttttgtttttaatcacagctTATACATTAATAGGTACAGTTGTGTATGGTTTCATCCAGGCTTTTAAATTCCTTCACTCAAAGTGTAACTCTCATTGA